The genomic region GCTAAATAAAATTTAGTTAAAGCTAATAAAGTAAGTTCATCTGCTCCGTAGACAAAGTGGACATTTCCGCCAAAATCCTTTTCTAGATCTCTCACCAGTTTATTGGTTAATCCATATTCCTCAGCATCATCTTGTCCTATTAAATAAGTATCAAATATACCCTCTTTAGCGAGGCTTATTAACTGTGTAGTTAAGTTTTGGGCATTTTCATAAATGCTTAGATATTCAGAGAGAACACTACTTGGTATATTTTTAGGAGGTGCAATTTTTTCTCCTTGTATATAGGCCTTATCAAGCTCACTAGCATAATGACTTAAGGGCCATTTATATTCCCACATATCTGTAAATTGGCTAGGTAGTAATCTCGGTAAAATAGTAATGACCATAATATTATGATCTGGATGTTTTCGGCAAAAATCCTCTAACCGTTTCAAATCATCATTAAGGGTATTGTATGAATCAGGATTTCTGGACTCAATTAAGCCCCCATTAAAAAGTTCTGTGGTGTTAATAATTATATTATCCGTTTCCTCAGCTTTATATGCAAGCCATTGCCAAAGTTGCTCTTTATTAGCTTTTTCTAAATAGTTATCTAAATCTGAATAAGGAATACTAATCTTAAGGTTCCCCATTGTCCCTAGGATTTGGGCATATTGGGTATTGCATGGTCGACTATCTAAAGGAATTAGAGCGATTTCCACTGGCTTTTTTGGAAGTAAACAGTATAAAGAAACGATTGAAAAGATAAGTATTAGAGGTAGTAAAGTTATTAAAAATTTTTTTTTCATATATTTTCTCCGATATTAGAAATTTTAGGAATAATACTCAATATTTTGGTCAATTATATAAAGGATAATCATATTTAAAGGAGTTGTCTAGCATGAAAGCTTATTCCTCGGTTGCAGCTGTAATTGCAATTATAATTACCTTAATTATACCTACATATGAAAGTAGTAAAGTAAACTCAGACTATTATGACCTAGCTATGCAAGGATTTCTAAAATCTGATGCAGATTTACAGGTATTAAATATCCAAACTTGGACAAAAATAAGAACAGGCGCCTTAACGGAAAATGAATTATTAGATATTCATGAAGAAATCATATCATCTTTAGGACTAAGTAGTAACCCTGAAATAGATAATATTAATCCAGGATTTTTAAATATTTTTCAAAAGGAAAAGATCTCGGAAGATATTTATGTAGAAAGCTCGCTCCAAAGCCTTAGTAATGGGGAGGGCGAATCAGGAACTTATCTCGGAATTTTAATTTTTACAAAGGATTTTAGCACAGGCAGGGCTTATTATGATAGAATAGATACGGCTCTATCTAAATTAAATATTAAAAGTGAAATCGGCATTACTGCAACAGGAACATACGATGGTAATTTAGAAAGTAGCCAAAGTG from Desulfonispora thiosulfatigenes DSM 11270 harbors:
- a CDS encoding YwmB family TATA-box binding protein; this encodes MKAYSSVAAVIAIIITLIIPTYESSKVNSDYYDLAMQGFLKSDADLQVLNIQTWTKIRTGALTENELLDIHEEIISSLGLSSNPEIDNINPGFLNIFQKEKISEDIYVESSLQSLSNGEGESGTYLGILIFTKDFSTGRAYYDRIDTALSKLNIKSEIGITATGTYDGNLESSQSEKRIKEIFTAINAKSQEGINSEGLLSVSGYSEGCPDYLSVNGKKININIAMRYHSIDNQTYIHVGAPLIYEEY